In Aeromicrobium wangtongii, the DNA window TGTCGTTCTTGGCCAGGACCGCCATGAGCATGCCGACCCCGAAGTCGAATCCCTCGAGCACGAGGTAGCCGACCCACAGGACCGCGATGGTGATGAACCAGAAGGTGGTGAGATCCATGTCAGTGTCCGAATCAGTAGGCGTACGCGAGCGGCGCGTCGGCGTCGTCGGGGTCGGTGGGCGGCTCCAGATCGGGCAGGCCCTTCTGCACGTAGCGCAGCAGAAGCTTCACCTCGATGATGGCCAGGACGCCGTAGAGCAGCGTGAACCCGATCAGCGAGGTGGCCACCTCGGCCACGCTCGTGCTGGGCGAGACGCCGGCCGAGGTCGGCATGAGGCCGAACACGACCCACGGCTGGCGGCCCATCTCGGTGAAGATCCAGCCGAAGGAGTTGGCCACCATGGGCAGCAGCGGCAGGACGATCGCGGTGCGCAGCATCCACTTCGAGCGGGGGATCTGGTTGCGCCGGGTCGCCCAGAGCATCGCAGCGCCGGCCAGCATCGCGAGCACACCGGTCGTCATCATGGCTCGGAACGTCCAGTAGGTGACCGGGATGTTGGGCTTGTAGTCGCCGGGGCCGTACTTCTGCTCGTACTCGGCCTGCAGGGAGTCGATGCCGCGGACCTCGCCGTCGAAGGTGCCGGTGCCCAGGAACGACAGGAGCTTCGGGACCTCGATCTTGAAGACCTCTTCGCTGCCGTCGAGCGTCCCGATGGTCAGGACCGAGAACGGCGCGGGCTTGGCGTCCTCGTACAGTGCCTCGGCCGCGGCCATCTTCATGGGCTGCACCTCGGTCATGACCTTGCCCTGGAAGTCGCCGGTGATCATCGTGCCGACACCGGACACCAGCAGCACGATCGCGCCCATGCGGAACGCCGGCCGGAACGCGTCGGCGTCGCGGTCGGGGTGGCGCATCATGTTCCACAGCGCGATACCGGCGACGAACGCTCCGGCGACCATGAAGCAGCCGATGATCTGGTGCGGGAACGTCGCCAGGAGGACCTTGTTGGTGAGCACGGCGCCGAAGTCGGTGAGCTCGGCGCGGCCCTTCTCGGCGTTCATCGTGTACCCGACGGGGTTCTGCATGAAGGAGTTGGCCGCGAGGATGAAGTAGGCCGAGAACACGGTGCCGGCCGCAGCGATCCAGATGCAGGCCAGGTGGAGGCCGGGCTTGAGCCGGTTCCAGCCGAAGATCCACAGGCCGAGGAAGGTCGACTCCAGGAAGAACGCCAGGAGGCCCTCGATCGCCAGCGGGGCACCGAAGATGTCACCGACGAAGCGCGAGTAGTCGCTCCAGTTCATGCCGAACTGGAACTCCTGGACGATGCCGGTCGCGATGCCCATCGCGAAGTTGATGAGGAACAGCTTGCCGAAGAACTTGGTCAGGCGCAGCCAGCGCTCGTCACCCGAGCGGTGCCACTTGGTCTGCATCACGGCGACGAGGACGGACAGACCGATCGTGAGCGGCACGAAGAAGAAGTGGTAGACGGTCGTGATGCCGAACTGCCATCGTGCTAGGTCAAGAACATCCATCATCGACTCCGTCTCCTACTACGCTGTGTAGTAACTACTACGGAGCGTAGTAAAGCGGTCGGTTCATCGGCAACTCCATTTACTACGTGGCGTAGTAGGATGGGTCACATGCCTCATCTGGGTGAGCTGGAGCGATCGGTCATGAACATCCTGTGGGACGCCCCTGCGCCGCTGAAGGTTCGCGAGGTCCTCGACATCCTGGGCGAGCGAGACCTCGCGTACACGACCGTCATGACGGTCCTCGACCGCCTCGGGAACAAGACCATGGTGCGTCGCGAGCGCGACGGACGCGCCTTCCGCTACGCCCCCGCGATCAGCCGCGATGCCGCGACGTCGGAGCTGCTGCACGCCGCGCTCGACCAGGCCGGCGCCGATCGGACGGCTGCGCTGGTCCACTTCGCCCGCACGGTCGACCCGGCCGAGGCTCAGGCCCTGCGTGCCGCCCTCGACGAGATCGAGTCGCGCACCTCGTCATGACACCGCTCCTGCTCGGCGCGATCGGGTTGGCTCTCGCGCTGCCGATCCCTGCCCTGCTCGCCCGCACCTCCTGGCCGCTGCTGGTGCCCCGCGCCGGCATCGTGCTGTGGCAGTCGTTCGCCCTCGCCGCGATCCTGGCGATCTCCGGCGCGGCCCTGTCGACCGCGCTGTGGCTCGTGACGGCCGACCGGTTGACGTGGTGGCGGGTCGCCCTCCACCTGGTCATCCTGGGCGTCGGCGTGCTGGTGTGGATCCGGTTCTGGTGGACGGCCTGGACAGTCTGGCGCGAGACCCAGGCACGGCGCCGCCGACAGCGCCACCTGGTCGATCTGCTCGGCACGGCCGACGGCGTGGCGCCCTCACTGCGCATCCTGCAGGAACAGACACCCATCGCCTACTGCGTGCCCAACATGTCGTCGCCGCGCATCGTGGTCTCGCAGGGCACGATCTCGTCGCTGGCGCCCGCCGACTTCGACGCCGTCCTGGAGCACGAGCGGGCGCACATGCGCAGTCGGCACGATCTCGTGCTGGAGGCGTTCACGGTGCTGCACCGGGCCTTTCCGTGGTTCATGCGCACCGACGCGCCGCTCGTGCAGAGCCAGGTCATGGTCGAGCTGCTGGCCGATGACGCCGCCCGCCGCGCGCACGGCGCGACCCCCGTCGCCCGTGCGCTCGTGACGCTCGCCGGTTCACCCACCCCGGCCGGCGCGCTGGGCGTCGGGAGCGCTGCGAGCATCCGGATGGCGCGCCTGAAGAACCCTGATCCGCGCAACCCGCTCGCCTCGATCGCCGCCTACTCGATCTCGGTCCTGGTGCTGGTGGCTCCCACGGTGTTCCTGGCCGCTCCGTGGATGATCCACGCCTGGCACACCCTCATCACCTGACCCACCCCACCGCCCCCCGACCGCTGACGCGTGGGTTGCGCACCGCGAGGCGTGGGTTGCGCCCGCTGACGCGTGGGTTACGTATCGCGAGGCGTGGGTTGCGCACCGCGAGGCGTGGGTTGCGCCCGCTGACGCGTGGGTTACGTATCGCGAGGCGTGGGTTGCGCCCCGCGAGGCGTGGGTTGCGCCCGCTGACGCGTGGGTTACGTATCGCGAGGCGTGGGTTGCGCCCCGCGAGGCGTGGGTTGCGCCCGCTGACGCGTGGGTTACGTATCGCGAGGCGTGGGTTGCGCCCCGCGAGGCGTGGGTTGCGCCCGCTGACGCGTGGGTTACGTATCGCGAGGCGTGGGTTGCGCCCCGCGAGGCGTGGGTTGCGCCGTACACAAGCCACGCGTGACCGTGCGCAAGCCACGCGTCAGCGTACGCAAGCCACGCGTGACCGTGCGCAACCCACGCGTGACCGTGCGTAAGCCACGCGTCAGCGTGCGCAACCCACGCGTCAGCGTCGGGGGTGGGGTCAGAGGAAGTCGTTCGGGTCGAACTCGTCGATCGGGATGACCCGGATGCGCGGCAGCTTGGAGTTGAAGGCCTGGACGTCGTACTCCAGGTCGTGGAACTCCATCCCGCGGTCGATCAGCGGGACGTAGCCGGCATTGCGGAACTCGCGGAAGGCCAGCAGCGCCGTCCGGCGGTCGCGGCCCACCAGCGGGCTGAGCTGCTCGATGAAGTCGCCGTCGTTGCTCGCCAGCATGACATCGGCCTCGCGACCGGCCAGCGCCTCCAGCGTGCGCTGGATGGCCATGTCGACGACCTTCTCGTCGGGCCGGCCCGACAGCGGCACCGCCCGGAAGCCCATGGAGGTGAGTGCCTGCACGAACGGCATCGGCAGCTCGTTGTTGGCGGCGAGGAAGAACAGCCCCGTGACCTGCTGGTCCCACGTGTCCTCGGCGAACTGCAGCAGCCGGTCCCACCGCGGACGCTCGTGGGGCTGCGGGCGGCGGCCGAGGATGGACTGACCCAGGGTCGCGTCGATGTTCTCGCCGTCGACCAGGACGTAGGTGGTGCGATCGGTCATGGTCGGACCCTATACGTCAGCTCTGGACGAGCGGCGTGACGGCAGCCCGGATGACGTCCGGCACCGGGGTGACCGCACGCGTCTGCGCATCGACGTAGACGTGCACGAAACGGCCGATGGCCGCCGGCTCGTCGCTGTCGCCCTGGAAGATCGCGAGCCGGTAGACGATGCTCGACGTACCGAGGCGCGTCACCGACAGCCCGACCTGCACGTCGGCCGGATAACCCAGCTCACGCAGGAACTCGCACTGCGTCTCGGCGACCAGGCCGACCGCGTCGAGGCGGCGGATGTCCGTGCCCGTGACGTCCAGCAGGTAGCCGTTGACCGCGGTGTCGAAGTACGAGTAGTAGACGACGTTGTTGACGTGGCCGTACACGTCCTCGTCGCTCCAGCGCGTCGTGATGGTGCGCAGCGCCGGGAAGTCCGTGCGCAGCCGGGGCTCGCTCACGCGGGCTCCTCCTCGCGCAGGCGCTGGCTGATGACGGCGGACACGCCGTCGCCGCGCATCGAGACGCCGTACAGGGCGTCGGCGACCTCCATCGTGCGCTTCTGGTGGGTGATGACGATGAGCTGGGAGTTGGCGCGCAGCTCTTCGTACAGCTCCAGCAGCCGGCCCAGGTTCGCATCGTCGAGCGCAGCCTCGACCTCGTCGAGGATGTAGAACGGGCTGGGCCGGGCCTTGAACAGCGCCACCAGGAAGGCCACCGCCACCAGCGACCGCTCACCGCCGGACAGCAGCGACAACCGCTTGACCTTCTTGCCGGCGGGACGCGCCTCGACGTCGATACCGGTCGTCAGCATGTTCTGGGGGTCGGTGAGGATCAGGGCACCCTCGCCGCCGGGGAACAGCCGGGTGAAGACGTGCTGGAAGGCGGCCTCGACGTCGTACCAGGCCTCGGTGAAGACCTGCTCGACCTTCGCGTCGACCTCCTCGACGATGTCCAGCAGGTCCTTGCGAGTCTTGCGCAGGTCGTCGAGCTGTTCGGACAGGAACTGGTGACGCTCCTCCAGCGCGGTGAACTCCTCCAGGGCGAGCGGGTTGACCTTGCCCAGCATCGCCATCGACCGCTCGGCGCTGCGCAGGCGCTTGACCTGCGCCTCCCGCTCGTACGGGACCGGCTCGGCCGGCGACGAGTCGTCCTCCCCCTCGACGCTGATGACCGGGACCAGCTGATCGGGCCCGTAGTCGGTCACGAGCGTCTCGACGTCCAGCCCCAGCTCCTCCAGGGCCCGGTTCTCCAGGCCCTCGAGGCGCAGCCGCATCTCGGCGCGGGCCATCTCGTCCTTGTGCACGGTGTCGGTGAGGCGGTCGAGCTCGGTCAGCAGGTCGCGCAGCTGGGTTCGGACGGCGCGCAGCGTCTCCTCGCGACCAGAGCGGGACTGCTCGATCTCGGTACGCAGCGCCGATGCCCGGGCGATGGACGTCTCGAGCCTGCCCAGCACCAGGTCGCTGGCCGTGATGACCGCGCGGGCCGTCTCGGCCTCCCGCAGCTGGCGGGCACGACGCTCGGCGGCCCGGGCGCGTGCCTCGCGCTCGGCCTTCGCCGCCTGGAACAGCGACGTCACCTGGGACGCGAGGGCGCGGGCGCGCTCCTCGTTGGTGCGCAGCGCCAGGCGCGCCTCGGTCTCCGTCTTGCGGCAGGCCGACGCCCTCTCCGCGAGCTCCTCGAGCAGTGCCGTGTCGGGCTCCTCCTCCGGGGCCGACTCGGCCTGGCTGAGCCGGTCCTCCAGCTCGGCCAGGCCCGAGCTGTCGGTCGCCATGGCCTCCTCGGCCTTGACGATCGCCGCCGACAGGCGCTCGGCCTCGCCGCGGGCAGCCCGCGAGGTCGCCCCGAGGTGGCCGAGCTTCTCGGCGACGGCGGCCATCGTGGCGTCCGACTCGTGCAGCTCGGCCAGCGCCGCGTCGACGCGTTGCTGGGCGGCGGCGCGCGCGGTCTGGCCCGCCTCCTGCTCGAAGCGGAGGCGCTCGATCGTGTGGGTGGACGCCGCCAGGTCGTTGTCGGCCTTCGTGATCGCGGCCTGGACCTCGATGAGGCTCTGCTTGGAGGTGGAGCCACCGGCGGCGAAGTGGGCGCCGAGCAGATCGCCGTCCCGGGTCACCGCGGTGACGTCGGGCGCCAGCCGGATGACCTCCTGCGACTGCTCGAGCGTGTCGACGACCGCGACCTTGAACAGCAGCCGGCGCAGCGCACCCTCCAGCGCCGGCGGTCCGTCCACGACGTCGATGGCATAGGTCGCGAAGTCCGGCAGACCCGGCCAGCCCGAGTCGTCGACCTCTCCCCCGCCCAGCAGCATCCCGGCGCGACCGAGATCCTCGGACTTGAGCTTCTCCATCGCCGTGACGGCGGTGTCGAGGTGATCGACCGCGACGGCGTCCGCCGCCGAGCCGAGCGCGGCCGCGATCGCGGTCTCGAATCCGTTGCGGACGGTCAGCAGGGCTGCGACGGACCCCAGCAGGCCGCTGATCTCGTCGGTCGCGGCCAGCAACGCCCCCGCGCCGTCCTTGCGGGACAGGCCGAGCTCGAGCGCTTCCTTGCGGGCGGCGAGCGCCGCCTGCTGCCGCTCGGCGTCCTGCAGCTGGGTGCCGAGCGTCGCCAGCGCGGCCGTCGCCTCGGCCAGATCGGCCTCGGCCGCCTCCAGCTTCTCGTCGAGTCCCGACTCGCCGGCGTTGAGCCCGGCGATCTCGTTCTCCAGCGCCGTGAACTGCCGCTGCGCGTCGACGGCCCGCGACTCGGCCTCCTCGCGTGCCGCGGTGAGGCGCCCGATCTCCTCGCCGGCGGCCGCCGCACGACTCTTGAGGGCGTTGACCTGGCCGTGCAGGCGGGCCAGGCCCTCCCGCTGATCGGCCGCTGCCCGCAGCAGCCCGGCGACACGGCGCTCCTCGGCGGTGTACGCGGTCTCGGCCTCGTTGCGCTCGGCGATGACGGTCTGGAGCTGCTCGGTGGCCGCGGCCACCCCGGCGCTGAGCTGCTCGTGCTGCTCCTGGGCCCGGCGAGCCTCCGCCTCCAGCTCCTCGGGCTCTCGCCCGGCCCGGCGGTCCTCGGACTCCACGGCGGCGAGGCGCACCCGCTCGTTGGCCAGCCCGGCGGTGCCCCGCAGCCGCTCACGCAGGCCGGACAGCGCGTACCAGGTCTCCTGCGCGGCCGACAGCCGCGGCGAGTCCTCACGCAGCTGGTCCTCCAGCTCGGTCTCCTGCTCACGGGCGGCGGCGATGGCCTGCTCGACGGACTGCCGCTTGGCCTTCAACGCCGACTCGTCGGCCAGCTCGGTGGCGATCGTCGTGCGCGCCGTGACGATGTCGTCGGCGAGCAGCCGTGCCCGGGCATCGCGCACATCGGCCTGGATGACCGCAGCACGGCGAGCCACCTCGGCCTGGCGGCCCAACGGCTTGAGCTGGCGACGCAGCTCGGTCAGGACGTCGTTGAGCCGGGTCAGGTTGCCCTGCGTCGCATCGAGCTTGCGGAGCGCCTTCTCCTTGCGCTTGCGGTGCTTGAGGACGCCGGCCGCCTCCTCGATGAAGCCGCGGCGCTCCTCGGGGGTGGCCCGCAGGACGCTGTCGAGCTGCCCCTGGCCCACGATGACGTGCATCTCGCGGCCGATGCCGGAGTCGCTCAGCAGCTCCTGGACGTCCAGCAACCGGCAGGTGTTGCCGTTGATCGCGTACTCCGAGCCGCCGTTGCGGAACATCGTGCGCGAGATCGTGACCTCGGTGTACTCGATCGGCAACGCGCCGTCGGTGTTGTCGATCGTCAGCACGACCTCGGCGCGGCCCAGCGGCGGTCGCCCGGACGTGCCGGCGAAGATGACGTCCTCCATCTTGCCGCCGCGCAGGGACTTGGCGCCCTGCTCGCCCATGACCCACGACAAGGCATCGACGACATTGGACTTGCCGGAGCCGTTGGGGCCGACCACGGCGGTGATGCCGGGTTCGAGCTGCAGGGTCGTCGAGGACGCGAACGACTTGAACCCACGCAGCGTCAGGCTCTTGAGGTACAACGTGGCTCCTACGGACGGCGGACTGGAGCCACCCTAGTGCCGTGGAACGTCAGCGGGCGAAAGGCTCGGCGAGGTCGCCGGCCGTGACCTGGTCGACGCGCTCACGCAGCGCGGCCAGCAGGCCGTCGTTCTCGACCTTGAGCCGCAGTACCTCGTCCTCCAGATCCGCGACCCGACGACGCAGGGAAGCGGTCTCACGCAGCTGATCGACGGTGGGTCCGCCGAGATATCCGACAAGTGCTTTGGCCATGACTTTTCTCCGCGAGCTGAGCGTTCGGGTGGGCGCTGAAAACATGGGCAGAAATGCCCTGTTATGCGTCTATCAGTGTCGCACCCGGCCTGTGTCCCGGTCAACTCCGGCGGGTGTGACTAGGGTGGCGTCGTGGACGACTTGTTCGCCCCTGCGACCGGGGCCTGGCAACGGGTCTCCCCGCGTCTTGCGACAGTGCGCCGCATCGTCATCGCGGCGATCGCCGCCCCGGTCGTCATCGCCGGCATCGTGCTGGCGGTCCTGCTGCCCGACCAGCGGTGGATCGGCGCAGCGGTGACGGTGGCGACGCTGCCGCTCGCCGCGTGGGGCGGCGTGTGGGCCGGACACAACCAGCGCACGTGGGGCTACGTCGAGAACGCCGACGACCTGCTGGTCACCCGCGGCGTCATGTTCAAGCGTCTCGTCGCCATCCCGTACGGCCGGATGCAGTTCGTGGACGTGCAGGCCGGGCCGCTGGCCCGCGCCTTCGGCATCGCCACGGTGACCCTGCACACCGCCAGCACCGAGACCGCCGCCGACATCCCCGGCCTCCCCTCCGACGAGGCGACCCGGTTGCGCAACCGGCTGACCGAGCTCGGCGAGTCCCGTGGCGCCGGTCTCTGAGGAGGCCGTCACGCGGGGGCAGCGCACCCACCCGCTGACAGCGGTCGTCCAGGGGGCGCTGTTCGCCACCGCTGCCGCCGTGGGTCTGGTCAGCACGATCCTCAACGGCGACGGATGGGGCAACCTCGGTCCCGCGCTGAGCCTGCTCGTCGCGGTCGTCGGCGGCCTCGCGCTCGGGATGCTGGCGGGCTACGTGAGCTGGCGGTTCACCCGGTACGTCATCGACGGCACCGAGCTGCGGATCGACTCCGGCGTGCTGACCAAGTCATCGCGGCGCATCCCCTACGAGCGGATCCAGTCGGTCGACACCGCCGAGCCGCTCGTCGCCCGCATCCTGGGCCTGGCCGAGCTGCGCATCGAGATGGCCGGCGGCAAGAACTCGCGCACGTCGCTGAAGTTCCTGCGTCTCGACGACGCGCAGGCGCTGCGGCGCATCCTGCTGTCGAGGGCGCACGGCGAGGCGGTCTCGGAGGCTCCGGACGAGCAGCGCAGCATCATCACGAAGGTCGCGCCCGAGCGGGTCGTGATCGGCACGCTGCTGTCACTGGACTTCTTGTTCGCGGCGGTCGGATCGGCCGCGCTGATCGTCTCGGCGATCTGGTTCGGCGGCATCCTGGTGGCGCTGGGCGGCATCATCCCGATGGCGACGTGGCTCGCCCAGATCGTCGCGCAACGCGTCCTGCAGCAGTGGGACTTCACCCTGTCCCGCGGCGAGCGCGGCCTGCGCATCGAGCGTGGGCTGCTGTCGCGGACGTCCCAGACCATCCCGTACGACCGGGTGCAGGGCATCGCGATCAAGGAGCCGTTCGTGTGGCGCCGATTCGGCTGGCAGCGCCTGGAGGTCGACGTCGCCGGTTACGCCTCCTCCTCGGACGAGCAGGAGAACGGTGGTGCGTCGTCGATCCTGCTGCCGATCGCCGACCGCGCCCTGGCCGCGGCCGTCATCGCCGAGCTGATGCCGCGCGCCTCGGTCGACGTCCCCCGCACCCACGCACCGCGCCGGTCGTGGCCGTTCGCCCCGATCGGCTGGCGGTTCCGGTGGATCGGTGCGGACGAGGTGTCGTTCGTCGCCCACGAGGGCTGGGTCCAGCAGGTCACCAGCATCGTCCCGCACCCGCGCACCCAGTCCGTCGAGCTGAGGCAGGGCCCGCTTCAGCGGCTGCGTCGGGTCGCCACGATCGAGGTGCACACCCCCAAGGGGCCCGTCAACGCCGATGGCCGGAGCCTCGACCAGGCCGATGCGAGGGCGATGATGCTGTCCCAGCTGGACCGCGCCCGCGCCGCTCGGCGCTGAGCTCAGCCGCCCGAGGTGGCGTCCTCGGCCAACGGGTCGAGCGGGGCGCTGAGCTCGCGGCTGTCGAGCCAGCCATCGGGCACCGACACCTTCTTGGGCGTGCCTTGGCGTCCGCGCGGGGTGCCGAGCTCTCCGACCGGATAGGGCTCGGTCGGGTCGAGCCGTCCGAGCAGATCGTCCAGGTCGGCGAAGGACGACACCAGCCCCAGCCGGCTGCGGACCTCCTTGCCGGCGGAGAATCCCTTCAGGTACCAGGCGATGTGCTTGCGGAACTCGATGCATCCGCGCTCCTCGCCCATCACGCCGCCCAGCAGCTCGGCGTGCCGGCGCATGACGGCGGCCACCTCGCCCAGGGTGGGCAGCCCCACGACCGTCTCACCGGCGAAGGCCGCCGCGAGATCACGGAACAGCCACGGGCGACCCAGGCATCCGCGCCCGACGACGACGCCGTCGCATCCGGTCTCCTCGACCATGCGGATGGCGTCCGCGGCCTCCCAGATGTCGCCGTTGCCGAGCACGGGGATGTCGACCGATGTCTTCAGCTCGGCGATCGAGGCCCAGTCGGCGTGACCGGAGTAGTGCTGGACGGCCGTGCGCCCGTGCAGGGCGATCGCGGCACACCCGGCGTCCTGGGCGATACGTCCCGCGTCCAGGTAGGTGAGGTGCTCGTCGTCGATGCCCTTGCGGGTCTTCATCGTGACCGGGACGCCATAGGGCGCTGCGGCGGCGACGGCGCGGGTGAGGATCTGGCCGAGCAGGACGTCCTTCCACGGCAGGGCGGCTCCCCCGCCCTTGCGGGTCACCTTGGGCACCGGGCAGCCGAAGTTGAGGTCGACGTGGTCCACGCCGTGGTCGGCGCACAGGATCTCGACCGCGCGGCCGATCGTCTCGGGATCGACGCCGTACAGCTGCACCGAGCGGAACTTCTCGTTCGGTGCGAAGTTCAGCATCGCCAGACTCGTCTTGTCTCCCTGGACGAGACCGCGCGAGGTGATCATCTCGCAGACGTACAGACCGGCACCCTGCTCGGCGCAGAGCTGGCGGAACGCGGCGTTCGTCACGCCGGCCATCGGTGCCAGCACCACGGGCGTCTCGACCTCGAGATCACCGAGGCGGAGGGTGCGCGGCAGCGTGGCGATGGACATGACCCGATTGTCTCAGACCGCAACACTCCGCTTGAGCGGGCGACACCTTGCTGACCCGGTCACGCAGCACACTGGTGGGCCAGGAGGACCTGATGACCAAGGTGCAGCGAACAACCCGTGATGCCGGCCGCGCACGAGCCGTGCGGACGATGTTGCGACGCGCCTCGGGTCCCCTGGCGCACCTGAGCTGGGCGATCGCGGCCGTGGGCCAGGTCGTGGGGGTCTGGCTGTTCGACGAGAGCGAGGACTTCGGGGCCGGGATGATCGTCTGGACCGTGACGGGCCTGCTGTTCGGCGTGGTCACGACGACCGTCGTCCAGGCCGGCGCGCCCTCGCCGACCAGGACCGGTCGCCGCGGCCGGCCGAGGTCACGATCGGGGCGGCCGTGGGACAGCCCCGCCGTCTTCGGCTACCTCGCGATCTGCCTCGTCGGGCTGCTGGTGTCGCCCACAGCCTTCGCGTACGGCGCCCTCATGCTGCTGCTGACGGGTCTCGGTGGAGTGTGCGTGTGGCTGGTGTTTCTGCTGCAGCTCGTCTGCTGGACGGGGCTCCGCGGATTCGGCTCGATCCTGTTCAGGGGCGTCCCGCAGGGCGAGGAGGGGTCGCGCTGGTTGGCGCTCGGCCCGTTCGTGGCGACCGTGGGCGCGAGCCTGTGGTTCTTGCCGATCCTGGGTTGCCTGGCCTATGACAGCCCCGGTCGCAGGGATCTGCTCCCGCTGGTGGGCGTCGTGGGTGACGGCGTCGAGATCACCCACCCGGCCCTGCTGCTGATCGGGCAGGTCGGCACCGCCCTGGTTCTCGGTCTGATCGGGCTCGGGGCGCTGCTGAGCGCCGCCACCGCACGCCTTCGCCCCTGAGAACGAGTCCGTCAGCGCGGCAGGCGAGGCATCCATGGCTTCGTGAGTGGCGCAAACCCACCTGCGAGTGGCGCAGATCGGACCGACACGACGTCTCAGAATCGACAGATTGCGCCAC includes these proteins:
- a CDS encoding cytochrome ubiquinol oxidase subunit I; this translates as MDVLDLARWQFGITTVYHFFFVPLTIGLSVLVAVMQTKWHRSGDERWLRLTKFFGKLFLINFAMGIATGIVQEFQFGMNWSDYSRFVGDIFGAPLAIEGLLAFFLESTFLGLWIFGWNRLKPGLHLACIWIAAAGTVFSAYFILAANSFMQNPVGYTMNAEKGRAELTDFGAVLTNKVLLATFPHQIIGCFMVAGAFVAGIALWNMMRHPDRDADAFRPAFRMGAIVLLVSGVGTMITGDFQGKVMTEVQPMKMAAAEALYEDAKPAPFSVLTIGTLDGSEEVFKIEVPKLLSFLGTGTFDGEVRGIDSLQAEYEQKYGPGDYKPNIPVTYWTFRAMMTTGVLAMLAGAAMLWATRRNQIPRSKWMLRTAIVLPLLPMVANSFGWIFTEMGRQPWVVFGLMPTSAGVSPSTSVAEVATSLIGFTLLYGVLAIIEVKLLLRYVQKGLPDLEPPTDPDDADAPLAYAY
- a CDS encoding BlaI/MecI/CopY family transcriptional regulator — its product is MPHLGELERSVMNILWDAPAPLKVREVLDILGERDLAYTTVMTVLDRLGNKTMVRRERDGRAFRYAPAISRDAATSELLHAALDQAGADRTAALVHFARTVDPAEAQALRAALDEIESRTSS
- a CDS encoding M56 family metallopeptidase, with the protein product MTPLLLGAIGLALALPIPALLARTSWPLLVPRAGIVLWQSFALAAILAISGAALSTALWLVTADRLTWWRVALHLVILGVGVLVWIRFWWTAWTVWRETQARRRRQRHLVDLLGTADGVAPSLRILQEQTPIAYCVPNMSSPRIVVSQGTISSLAPADFDAVLEHERAHMRSRHDLVLEAFTVLHRAFPWFMRTDAPLVQSQVMVELLADDAARRAHGATPVARALVTLAGSPTPAGALGVGSAASIRMARLKNPDPRNPLASIAAYSISVLVLVAPTVFLAAPWMIHAWHTLIT
- a CDS encoding NYN domain-containing protein; translated protein: MTDRTTYVLVDGENIDATLGQSILGRRPQPHERPRWDRLLQFAEDTWDQQVTGLFFLAANNELPMPFVQALTSMGFRAVPLSGRPDEKVVDMAIQRTLEALAGREADVMLASNDGDFIEQLSPLVGRDRRTALLAFREFRNAGYVPLIDRGMEFHDLEYDVQAFNSKLPRIRVIPIDEFDPNDFL
- a CDS encoding acyl-CoA thioesterase, with the protein product MSEPRLRTDFPALRTITTRWSDEDVYGHVNNVVYYSYFDTAVNGYLLDVTGTDIRRLDAVGLVAETQCEFLRELGYPADVQVGLSVTRLGTSSIVYRLAIFQGDSDEPAAIGRFVHVYVDAQTRAVTPVPDVIRAAVTPLVQS
- the smc gene encoding chromosome segregation protein SMC, whose protein sequence is MYLKSLTLRGFKSFASSTTLQLEPGITAVVGPNGSGKSNVVDALSWVMGEQGAKSLRGGKMEDVIFAGTSGRPPLGRAEVVLTIDNTDGALPIEYTEVTISRTMFRNGGSEYAINGNTCRLLDVQELLSDSGIGREMHVIVGQGQLDSVLRATPEERRGFIEEAAGVLKHRKRKEKALRKLDATQGNLTRLNDVLTELRRQLKPLGRQAEVARRAAVIQADVRDARARLLADDIVTARTTIATELADESALKAKRQSVEQAIAAAREQETELEDQLREDSPRLSAAQETWYALSGLRERLRGTAGLANERVRLAAVESEDRRAGREPEELEAEARRAQEQHEQLSAGVAAATEQLQTVIAERNEAETAYTAEERRVAGLLRAAADQREGLARLHGQVNALKSRAAAAGEEIGRLTAAREEAESRAVDAQRQFTALENEIAGLNAGESGLDEKLEAAEADLAEATAALATLGTQLQDAERQQAALAARKEALELGLSRKDGAGALLAATDEISGLLGSVAALLTVRNGFETAIAAALGSAADAVAVDHLDTAVTAMEKLKSEDLGRAGMLLGGGEVDDSGWPGLPDFATYAIDVVDGPPALEGALRRLLFKVAVVDTLEQSQEVIRLAPDVTAVTRDGDLLGAHFAAGGSTSKQSLIEVQAAITKADNDLAASTHTIERLRFEQEAGQTARAAAQQRVDAALAELHESDATMAAVAEKLGHLGATSRAARGEAERLSAAIVKAEEAMATDSSGLAELEDRLSQAESAPEEEPDTALLEELAERASACRKTETEARLALRTNEERARALASQVTSLFQAAKAEREARARAAERRARQLREAETARAVITASDLVLGRLETSIARASALRTEIEQSRSGREETLRAVRTQLRDLLTELDRLTDTVHKDEMARAEMRLRLEGLENRALEELGLDVETLVTDYGPDQLVPVISVEGEDDSSPAEPVPYEREAQVKRLRSAERSMAMLGKVNPLALEEFTALEERHQFLSEQLDDLRKTRKDLLDIVEEVDAKVEQVFTEAWYDVEAAFQHVFTRLFPGGEGALILTDPQNMLTTGIDVEARPAGKKVKRLSLLSGGERSLVAVAFLVALFKARPSPFYILDEVEAALDDANLGRLLELYEELRANSQLIVITHQKRTMEVADALYGVSMRGDGVSAVISQRLREEEPA
- a CDS encoding PH domain-containing protein, encoding MDDLFAPATGAWQRVSPRLATVRRIVIAAIAAPVVIAGIVLAVLLPDQRWIGAAVTVATLPLAAWGGVWAGHNQRTWGYVENADDLLVTRGVMFKRLVAIPYGRMQFVDVQAGPLARAFGIATVTLHTASTETAADIPGLPSDEATRLRNRLTELGESRGAGL
- a CDS encoding PH domain-containing protein; this encodes MAPVSEEAVTRGQRTHPLTAVVQGALFATAAAVGLVSTILNGDGWGNLGPALSLLVAVVGGLALGMLAGYVSWRFTRYVIDGTELRIDSGVLTKSSRRIPYERIQSVDTAEPLVARILGLAELRIEMAGGKNSRTSLKFLRLDDAQALRRILLSRAHGEAVSEAPDEQRSIITKVAPERVVIGTLLSLDFLFAAVGSAALIVSAIWFGGILVALGGIIPMATWLAQIVAQRVLQQWDFTLSRGERGLRIERGLLSRTSQTIPYDRVQGIAIKEPFVWRRFGWQRLEVDVAGYASSSDEQENGGASSILLPIADRALAAAVIAELMPRASVDVPRTHAPRRSWPFAPIGWRFRWIGADEVSFVAHEGWVQQVTSIVPHPRTQSVELRQGPLQRLRRVATIEVHTPKGPVNADGRSLDQADARAMMLSQLDRARAARR